A single genomic interval of Ictalurus furcatus strain D&B chromosome 20, Billie_1.0, whole genome shotgun sequence harbors:
- the LOC128624498 gene encoding uncharacterized protein LOC128624498, producing MKMKMKMKMKMMLLFLSVLLFLSHFSATFPLKGCVCEPVENAVNTTRLINTLWIIRNKPTSSVNLTCVCVCECRRVVQLNINDSVIEVKESEREVLEDECVKLVEDLSRKKESGDLSVLSVVTPLVGASIFITLLLLSFTMFKRQESQAGGVLGSLIHYPAHSLEKTTNPGTFLPPETKIPY from the exons atgaagatgaagatgaagatgaagatgaagatgatgttgctcttcctgtctgtcctgctcttcctctctcatttctctgCCACTTTTCCTCTTAAAG GCTGCGTGTGTGAGCCTGTGGAGAACGCCGTCAACACCACACGACTCATTAACACACTGTGGATCATCAGGAACAAACCCACGTCCTCGG TAAATCTgacatgtgtctgtgtgtgtgagtgccgGCGTGTTGTTCAGCTCAACATCAACGATTCAGTGATTGAGGTGAaggagagcgagcgagaggtGCTGGAGGACGAGTGTGTGAAGCTGGTGGAGGATCTCAGCAGGAAGAAGGAATCAGGAG acttGTCTGTGTTGTCTGTTGTGACTCCGCTCGTAGGAGCTTCGATCTTCATCACTCTTCTTCTGCTCAGCTTCACAATGTTTAAAAGACAAG AGTCTCAGGCTGGAG gtgTTTTAGGCTCTCTTATTCATTATCCAGCTCACTCTCTGGAGAAGACGACGAATCCGGGAACATTTCTACCTCCAGAGACTAAAATTCCCTACTGA